A segment of the Ipomoea triloba cultivar NCNSP0323 chromosome 1, ASM357664v1 genome:
NNNNNNNNNNNNNNNNNNNNNNNNNNNNNNNNNNNNNNNNNNNNNNNNNNNNNNNNNNNNNNNNNNNNNNNNNNNNNNNNNNNNNNNNNNNNNNNNNNNNNNNNNNNNNNNNNNNNNNNNNNNNNNNNNNNNNNNNNNNNNNNNNNNNNNNNNNNNNNNNNNNNNNNNNNNNNNNNNNNNNNNNNNNNNNNNNNNNNNNNNNNNNNNNNNNNNNNNNNNNNNNNNNNNNNNNNNNNNNNNNNNNNNNNNNNNNNNNNNNNNNNNNNNNNNNNNNNNNNNNNNNNNNNNNNNNNNNNNNNNNNNNNNNNNNNNNNNNNNNNNNNNNNNNNNNNNNNNNNNNNNNNNNNNNNNNNNNNNNNNNNNNNNNNNNNNNNNNNNNNNNNNNNNNNNNNNNNNNNNNNNNNNNNNNNNNNNNNNNNNNNNNNNNNNNNNNNNNNNNNNNNNNNNNNNNNNNNNNNNNNNNNNNNNNNNNNNNNNNNNNNNNNNNNNNNNNNNNNNNNNNNNNNNNNNNNNNNNNNNNNNNNNNNNNNNNNNNNNNNNNNNNNNNNNNNNNNNNNNNNNNNNNNNNNNNNNNNNNNNNNNNNNNNNNNNNNNNNNNNNNNNNNNNNNNNNNNNNNNNNNNNNNNNNNNNNNNNNNNNNNNNNNNNNNNNNNNNNNNNNNNNNNNNNNNNNNNNNNNNNNNNNNNNNNNNNNNNNNNNNNNNNNNNNNNNNNNNNNNNNNNNNNNNNNNNNNNNNNNNNNNNNNNNNNNNNNNNNNNNNNNNNNNNNNNNNNNNNNNNNNNNNNNNNNNNNNNNNNNNNNNNNNNNNNNNNNNNNNNNNNNNNNNNNNNNNNNNNNNNNNNNNNNNNNNNNNNNNNNNNNNNNNNNNNNNNNNNNNNNNNNNNNNNNNNNNNNNNNNNNNNNNNNNNNNNNNNNNNNNNNNNNNNNNNNNNNNNNNNNNNNNNNNNNNNNNNNNNNNNNNNNNNNNNNNNNNNNNNNNNNNNNNNNNNNNNNNNNNNNNNNNNNNNNNNNNNNNNNNNNNNNNNNNNNNNNNNNNNNNNNNNNNNNNNNNNNNNNNNNNNNNNNNNNNNNNNNNNNNNNNNNNNNNNNNNNNNNNNNNNNNNNNNNNNNNNNNNNNNNNNNNNNNNNNNNNNNNNNNNNNNNNNNNNNNNNNNNNNNNNNNNNNNNNNNNNNNNNNNNNNNNNNNNNNNNNNNNNNNNNNNNNNNNNNNNNNNNNNNNNNNNNNNNNNNNNNNNNNNNNNNNNNNNNNNNNNNNNNNNNNNNNNNNNNNNNNNNNNNNNNNNNNNNNNNNNNNNNNNNNNNNNNNNNNNNNNNNNNNNNNNNNNNNNNNNNNNNNNNNNNNNNNNNNNNNNNNNNNNNNNNNNNNNNNNNNNNNNNNNNNNNNNNNNNNNNNNNNNNNNNNNNNNNNNNNNNNNNNNNNNNNNNNNNNNNNNNNNNNNNNNNNNNNNNNNNNNNNNNNNNNNNNNNNNNNNNNNNNNNNNNNNNNNNNNNNNNNNNNNNNNNNNNNNNNNNNNNNNNNNNNNNNNNNNNNNNNNNNNNNNNNNNNNNNNNNNNNNNNNNNNNNNNNNNNNNNNNNNNNNNNNNNNNNNNNNNNNNNNNNNNNNNNNNNNNNNNNNNNNNNNNNNNNNNNNNNNNNNNNNNNNNNNNNNNNNNNNNNNNNNNNNNNNNNNNNNNNNNNNNNNNNNNNNNNNNNNNNNNNNNNNNNNNNNNNNNNNNNNNNNNNNNNNNNNNNNNNNNNNNNNNNNNNNNNNNNNNNNNNNNNNNNNNNNNNNNNNNNNNNNNNNNNNNNNNNNNNNNNNNNNNNNNNNNNNNNNNNNNNNNNNNNNNNNNNNNNNNNNNNNNNNNNNNNNNNNNNNNNNNNNNNNNNNNNNNNNNNNNNNNNNNNNNNNNNNNNNNNNNNNNNNNNNNNNNNNNNNNNNNNNNNNNNNNNNNaaaaaaaaaaaaaaaaaaaaaaaaagaattctctcttctttttttttttctttaggagaagaaaaaaataaaaaagaaagagaattcTCTTTTTTAGAGACATTTGTCGAAGTAATACTCACTTTAtcttattttgtttgtttagttCATTTAATGCGCCTTGACTCTACGTTATTTACCAttcatttttatgtaatatttaataaagtattaatatataaaatttatatatttaaaaattacattaaaaatattattaaacacaaagaattaaatttaaaaatgattaaaaaaattaaagtaaataagcaaaaaaaagaatatttggctaataaatactccgtagtaaataagacaaatgaagtattatatttactattactttttattcttttgttgATCTAGGGAAAAAACAAATGAACCatgatttttattgtttttttttcttcattaataaaattatgagagtgtaagcataaatataatatgtgtagtccaactatcatcagtttagacttttagttggatggagcacataattcaatttggtatcagagtcatgcAAAAGATATGTGCcattcaactatcagcttaggtaGGTAGTTGAATGGAGCACATGACACATGATTCAATTGAGAGCAGGTGTagatttttttgagttttttgcaGGTATGTAAAAGGGAAACAATAaattttgaccaaaaaaaaaataaaaattaaaggcaTTACGCGGGCAAAGGCACATGCATTGCATGCAACAATCTGCGCAAATTTTCTTCTTTCCCTCCAAAAGTGAACCCCACTCGAAAACTATATTTGCAAGAAAAAAGGGAAACAATAaattctggaaaaaaaaaaaaattaaaggcatTACGCGCGCAAAGGCACATGCATTGCATGCAACAATCTGCGCAAGTTTTCTCCTTTCCCTCCAAAAGTGAACCCCACTCAAAAACTATATTTACAAGAGAAAAATCTAGCGAAAAATGTCTTCCTTTCCCATCAGATAAAAACCAATTCCTAGTTTTTTCTTTACCAAAAACTAGGCAAAAACCACTATTGTGGTTGTTCTGACATATAGTGAGAATATATTTtacaagtattaattttttttgatgaATAGAGAAACTTACAGACACTATCTGAAGGTGTACATTGATGATGTAAACTAGCTTAGATTGTCCATATTTAAATCAAGAAGACCGATAGACAAACTGACCAATAGACCACTCCCAttgataatcaaaattaaaagtcaaaactTAGTGTTTATCAAGTcaacagtctgaccaacttaGTTGGTTGACTcgatattattttcttttagttaATGTGGCAATTTGCGCTCCCAttgataatcaaaattaaaagttaaaatttagtGTTTATCAAGTCAACAGTCTGACCAACCTAATTGGTTGCctcaatattattttcttttagttaATGTGGCAATTTGCACTCCCAttgataatcaaaattaaaagttaaaacttagTATTTATCAAGTCTAACAATCTGACCAACTTAGTTGATTGCCTggatattacggagtattttcttttaggttttttttttttttttttttttgagaatagtaTTTTCTTTTAGTTAATGTGGCAATTTGCATATATAGGTATAGAATCTAGAGCTTGGGGAAACGTCATGATTTGTGCTAAACAGATCCATTAAGCAAGTACTAAAGTAGTGGCCTGGAATCTGGATTGTCATTAATTCCTTgcaaatctcaaggaaaaatactttttttttgctAAATCTTCCATTCCCTACCTTAATTAAACTCTGGAATTCTTTATGAAAAAGAATTTAtcatttcttttcaaaaaaaaaaaaaaaagaatttatcatttctttatttgtaaCTGCCAAAATCTGTGACTTAATAAATTGGCCTACGTAACCCCTCCCTTGCCCATCACTCTCGTGAACAAAAATCTCAAACTTGTTCAACACAGAATGGCCGCCTTACTCAATCTCCTCCCCATTCTCTCCCTCACTCTCTCCTTTCTCCTCTTCTCCACTcattccgccgccgccgctgccgCCTCTTTTCTCGACGCCGATGACGACGAAGCGGAAGAGTACATCCTGGACGCGCCGTTCTCCGGGGCGCCGAGGCTGAGGAGCAGGTTTTTAGCGAGCATTAGGAAGGGGAAGAGGTGTGACGCCGTGAGCAACAATGTGTGCAACGGCGTGTCGGCGAACAACGGCACCAGCCTTCTCTACTGCTGCAAGAAGCACTGCCGGAACGTGCTGGGCGATATGAACAATTGCGGCGGCTGCGGCCGGAAATGCGGCTTCGGACAGCGCTGCTGCGGCGGCGTTTGCACCGACGTCGTTTATAACGCTTTGCATTGCGGGAAATGCACCACGGCCTGCTTGCCTGGGGTTAAATGCAACTATGGATCTTGTGGCTATgcataaattaaatgaataaatacattatttgtattatattcTCTTTTGCACTCACACTTCTGTTTAAACATGGTATTTGAAATTTTGACGGTGGTAAAAGATACTATCCTTTGCGAAAAGGTATAGTGATACGTGACATCGTAAACTATTTCTGAAATACTATTCCTTTAAGAGAATATcgatttttatatattttcatatatgaatatctaaaaataaataaataaataaataaatgtagtGCATGAATGACTTATTCATTGTGCTTAGGAAGAGATGTTCTGTACTTAGCTAGGGTTCAAGAGTGTTAAGTTTGAAGTTTTCAATCTGCATGGGCAGCTCAGTTGATCACAggttaaagtttaaaaataaagtttgaaGTTTCCAGTATGTAATGCACAGATATGTAGTAGGAATAAGTACAGTTCAAGTATTAATAAATTACACTTTTGCCTGTAATTCTTTctcttcgttttttttttccttgtttctactcgaaaatgtttttttttttccatatttaatgGGCAAAAGTAAGTTATTATTGTGTACAATAAAGtgttttgtattattgtattcttttttcaatttgtttaatAAAGTGAGTGGTACATACAACTATATTTAAACACTAGCGTATTCTttttgaacttttgaagaaTTCAGTGTGATACTATGAACATACAAATACATTTGTTCTGAAACAACTAAACCGCTACAAAGGACATCAAGTATGTAAACATTAGGCAAAAGCTAGTGCAAATGTTACTTTCTTCAAAATATAgggataatggtcaaataaatcattaaactatttagaaaaatataattagatgATCAAActacaaaaaattacaaatgcacTCCTAAACTTGGAAAAAGAATGCAATCAAATTATTTTGACTTGCTATTACACTCAAGGTATGTAAATGTTTTATCGATGATTTGGATGGTCACctcataatattttgttaatttagaTCATACTTAATTggcataacaacaacaataataatattaatattagttattattattattaaaataaaaaataaaaaaattatttttttaaaggaaaaactTGGTCGCCATGGTAGCCTCTATTTTTGTCCGGGGGCAAGGACCAAGATGAATATCCTCGTCCAGTCGTCCCTACTCAAATccatataaatatgtaattggGGAGGGCTAAATATGTAATTGGGGAGGGCTTACTTGGGATGAAGGCAATCATAGGcaattctttctctctctctctctcatttgtaataataatagtgataatatgTAAGTAAGATCCAAATCAACAAAATATTATGAGATGTTATCTAAATCATTGGTAACCTGATGTTAACTTATAATAACAAATCAAAATGACTCAATTGCTTGTTTTTTCTAAGGTCAAGGGTGTATTTAGAGTTTTTTGTAGTTCGatagcctaattgcattttttgaaTAGTTCAAAAGCTTATTTGACCCTTGTTACAATTATTTATGATAAGTGTCACAACTTAACCTCATTAGCACGCGATATGAGCATCCCcaattatttgaatattttgctAGATTTCTTTAGTCCAATAAGAGAGTAAGGAGAGAgtgtgaaaaaagaaaagaaagaaaaagacaattaaaaaaatagtcatTAGCGACCACCCTGACGGCTGACGCATCCATTGAACATGTGTACAAGACGCTCACCAACTAGCTGCGATTATTTTTCCAATAAAGTTCATCTTTTCTGACGCGTATTGCCCACGCGCCACGTGCCCCTAGAGACAACCTCCGGAGATGACAGCCTCTCCGAAGGTTGTCTCTCCCTCCCTCTTTCTTTCCTTTAACCCTTATCCCCTTCTTTCTCCCCTCATTTTAACCCAGGCCATTAGAAATACCCTTAGAACCTCTCAAAAATTTTCTACAATATCCATCTTCTGTATTCAACTACCAGTTCAGAAATCATATTTATGGTCAAGCCACCCACTGGCTTCCACCACATATAGGGTGGCATTCACATATTACACAGTTTCCCATTTCTTGTATCTTGGATCACTCTTTTTCTTGGGGCAATGCCTCTAGAAGGGTGACCAAGTCAAGATTGCTATACATTGCACATTTATTGCACTTATTGATTCACTAATGGATTTCCATAAAATTTTTCTGttggtaaatttaattttttattttatttttctgcaTCAGCATAATCACAAGTTAACAAGTATtcttaaatataaatttgtgtACCATAAGCTGGAAACAGAAAGCAGGCAGTGACTGTTTGCATTTCAGGAAAAGTACAAAttgaaattggaaaaataaCAGAATGTTTCTTTTATTAATGTATCATTGATCACAGTCACAGAGGAGGGTAACAAAGAGTCAAAGAGGGTaacaagtatatataaaatcaaattgatCATCTTCAAAATCTGTTCATCCCATTGATTCAAATAAACCAATGTATTCAGTACCTGTGCAACTTTTCAGGTGTAAAAAACTATTAATGTCACACGGTGCTATAACTTCACGAGTCATATGTATCGGATCAGCTCAACTGCGAACTTCCCCTTCCTAGTTGAATTTATTTCCCCTATCTGAACAAAAGACAAATTATTAGATTTAATTGCTCATGAGAAGCTGGTAACTTGTTAACTTGTAGCTCTGGTTTAATGATTCAGAGAAGATGCTCtatcttaattttatttccCTCTCTCTCTGTTTTTTCCTCCTTAATGAGTCACCAAAAGCATGAATTAATAGCTAGCAGAGATATGTACGACTACAGAACTTACCTTTAGCCTTCCTTTTCCGCTAACAGATATCAAGTCTCCAGTCTTGACGGTAGTATTGCTTTTTGTGACAGTAGTCCAATTGATGCGCACATCTCCATTACTAAAACAAAATGTGAAGAAGCTTCATTGAAATAATGCGTTGAAATTTGGAACAAAATAATGTTTGTGTTATGGCCAGTGTACAAAGGTAAGAATCTAAGCCACCTAGATTGCTTTTCACACAAACAAAAGGCCACTAGAACTCCATCTTTTGATCCTCTCAATAGTCAATCCTGACACTCACAATTCCCCCAACTATATATAAATGCCATAATCTTCATAGAATTTTGACATCGATGCCCTCCTTGCCTCCCTGGTATTCCCCTCCCCCAGTGACACTTCCTCGCAATTCTTCTCTTTTCTTATCCTTTGTTTTGTTGTCTCGTATCCCACCATTTGCTACACCCTCTCATATTTGTTTGCTTCTCCCGAAATTATTTGAAGTGTTTGACAATTGGCTTAGGGAAATTAAAATGGAAGTAAATATACCTAATGAGCCCTGCCATCTTGGTTCGTGAAAGTTTGAACCCTGCACTTGCTATTGCATCAAGTCTCAATGATGCTTCTACTGTCTTTAGCAACTTGGTCCTGAGAAGAGTAAAGATCTGTTACAATTCTACCAATTGCTCCACCTCCACAAAAAATGACCAAGCAATGTTTGAACATCAAGAGCACAAAATCAAAGAAACTAATGGTAATACAAAAGGCACGATAGTCCAATGATATTCACTTGAGACTCTATACAAGACAGCAAGAGATCTCAAGATCAATCACCCTCCGCCTCATATATACCAAAATAATAACAATTGGACAGGATATATATAGCAACCTTGGCGGTTCATATTCAAGCGCGAGCAATGGAATCTTTTTACATGAAACAGTAACATTTCCAACCTGTAAAGCAGGAAAAAACAGCTTACAAATGGAACTGAATTGTTGGATTTGAATTGCAAAAAGATAACATTTCAGAGAATTCCTACTCTTGAATTACATACTAAAAGCAAAAAGTTAGATGACTACAGTCTATAGCACTTCTGGTAAGTTGTAATACACAGATATAAAATTTCAAGCAATAAAGTCAAAACATATATCAGGATTTTAATCTTCTCATTCTATTTTTCTCTTTCCACCAGAGATCAAAGGAGctaaacaatatataaaaataaaagatactGCAACAACTTCAGGTGCATGCAATCCACAAGAAAGCGTGAAATCCCTATGAGAATAATTTAAAATGCTAGTACTTATTGCCTCTAAATGTAATATAAATAAGTAGACAAGATGATAGTGTGGATGATCTATCTGGACATACTACCTTGTCCAATGTCGATGTGAGGAAGTCAGCTAGTTCAGGAACAACAAGAACTTGTCCTCCCTTTTCCCCCTAAAATTGCATGTAAATGGTCTGGAAACAATTAGATATCAGAAGAGTGCAAAGATAACTTCTACTAAATATGCACTGGATACATGAGGGAAACATCACAAACACACAAATGCTTAAATTTGCTAAGTTGGCAAAATGCAAAAGCAAGTTGTAAATCTTTATGCAGGTTGAGGCACAGGGTCCTTTTTGCACGAAACTAGACAAGTTACTGAATTTATGACTTAAAAGCTTTAAGTAACAGAAACCTCATCTGGGAAacttttcttttccctttttctttcaGTTAAAAAAACCACGTTCAATCGTTCATTAGTCAACAACCAGAGGTTATCAAGGTGCTTTACTTAATTACTTTAATCAAACTCCCAAAGTCCTCTGAATATGGTTTTATAATACCTGCAAGATAATATCTCCCAACTTATTTCTGGAAATCCCTGTACCAAGGATTGCTCCAAGGAAATCACCATGGGAACAGGGCTGAAAGGAGAAGTTCCCCGAAATACTGAAATGCGAGACCATTTCTCAAAAACATGAAAGCACCAAGTAATTCAATTTGAAATGCAAGTAAATGATGGATTGGTGACTAGAGTCTGATCTACCTTAGGGCAGAAACAATATCTGGATCAGTTGTCAACACCTCTGGATGTCCAACTGATAGTCTGCAACGTTCAGCCTAGGATATTAAAGGTTACTAAAAGTTCAGTCCAAAAGCAATTTTTGGCAGGCAAAATAAAATCTAACCTCTGGGTACCCTCCCTGAGCAACTGTTTTAACATTGGCTAACTTTTCTAATGCTAACATTGACTCCTTTAGTACAAGTGGTGTAAGAAAATCAGTATGCAAAACTTCTCTCCTTGATGATGCTCGCTCTGCCTGTGATGAATATAAGATATCCCTATTAAGAACGTGTACTGAATAGTAACTACAAGACTCTTCAGCAAATTTATTTCATTAAGATTTTGGAAAAGTGTAATTCTTTTTTAgcaggaagaaaaggaaaactataaAACTAAAAGACAATTCTACAAATAAATATGCATAATTAATATGTGAAACCTGCAATATAACAACATACCATTTCAATGATGCGCTTGACATCTTCAATCGTATCCTTGTCTGATACTGCGTATTCACCCTTTATGTCCTGTGCTGCACTGCATATTCCAGAAGCTGCTTAAACAACCATGCAGGTAATTAGCTGTCACAGTAATACATTATCACCAAGGATATAATTACTATTTGAGAGTATAGATATAGGAACTTTGCAAATGTTAATTATTTGAATCAGGCAAGCCATAACAAAGCTACACAGAAGACAATATGCAGCCTATTAtagtctctctctctcattatGGATATCATATCTTAATACAAATCCCCACTAGATAatcttattttttgtttgagcaCAAGCCTTCAGGGACACACACATTTTTAACCTATGGGCCCATTTTCTATCCTTTCTTCCATTGGTTATGCTTAAG
Coding sequences within it:
- the LOC116010018 gene encoding protein GRIM REAPER, coding for MAALLNLLPILSLTLSFLLFSTHSAAAAAASFLDADDDEAEEYILDAPFSGAPRLRSRFLASIRKGKRCDAVSNNVCNGVSANNGTSLLYCCKKHCRNVLGDMNNCGGCGRKCGFGQRCCGGVCTDVVYNALHCGKCTTACLPGVKCNYGSCGYA
- the LOC116015489 gene encoding uncharacterized protein LOC116015489 — its product is MRGLRIAPATLAAQSFLSRAVKSFILPRSIPIHITNTFSYNSKLFLRPPLSPSASGICSAAQDIKGEYAVSDKDTIEDVKRIIEMAERASSRREVLHTDFLTPLVLKESMLALEKLANVKTVAQGGYPEAERCRLSVGHPEVLTTDPDIVSALSISGNFSFQPCSHGDFLGAILGTGISRNKLGDIILQGEKGGQVLVVPELADFLTSTLDKVGNVTVSCKKIPLLALEYEPPRTKLLKTVEASLRLDAIASAGFKLSRTKMAGLISNGDVRINWTTVTKSNTTVKTGDLISVSGKGRLKIGEINSTRKGKFAVELIRYI